The Chitinophaga sp. H8 region CAAAAAAGGCCTCTCCTTCCAGTTTCACTTCCCGTGTGGTGGTATTGTAGGCCTGGCTGTATTGCAGCTTACTGCCGGCATTGAGCCATACCTGCGTACCATCAGACAGTTCTATTTGTGTAGTAGCTCCTTTGGGGCTGGTGATCGTAACCATTTGCTGATTACTGCCTCCTTTTTTGGCGAACATCCAGGCATACACAATTCCGCCGCCTATTACCAAAGGCAATATAAACATGGCGGCCATCCGCAGAAAAGTTTTCCAGCGACTGGACTGGTGTGCTATTACCAGTGCATCCTCTTCCACATCACTTTGCAGACCGGCAGATAATTTATTCCATGCATCCCCTGCCGGGTATTGTGCAGCTGCATCGGCCGGCGCTACCGCTACCTGCCAGGCATCTCTCAATCCCACAAAGTACTGGTGATTAGCTACATCGGCAGCTACCCACGCCTCCAGTTCATCCTGTTCCTTCCGGCTTACCTGGCCGGATAAAAAACGGATGATCAGATCATCTATGTACTCCTGGGAATGACTATGTTCCATAAAAAAGATAAGCTCTTTTACTAAGACAACAGACTAAAGGCAACAGGGTGACAAACCGTAAAAAAAAATTAAAATTATTTTAACAAAGGCAGTAATTCCTCCCGGAGTTTATGGAGCGCACGGGCCATCTGGGTCTTTACTGTATTGATGGAAATGTCCAGCTGGCTGGCAATTTGGGGGTAACTCATTTCTTCAAAGCGGCTTAACCGGAACACGGCCTGGCATTGTGCCGGCAGTTTGCCAATCGCTTGTTCCGTAAGCTGTTCCAATTCGTGGTGCAATAATTTATCTACCGGTGAATGTGCAGACGGAAGTTCCATCAAAGTAATGCGGGATTCCAGCTGTTGCAGCAGCTCTTCTCCGTACTGCAGTTTTACTTTGGCCTGTTTTAAATAATTCAGGCAATTATTTTGCACCGCCCGGTACAGGTATGCTTTTTCAGATACCATAATATGCAGCTCATCAAACTTTTCCCATATCTTCAAAAAGGTATCCTGCACCACCTCTTCCGCCAGTTCATGCCTGTTTAAAAAGCTGTGGGCATGAGTGCAGAGGGCGGCATAGTGCTTTTTGAACAACACTTCAAAAGCCTGTAATTTCTGCTCCTTAATATTAACAAACTGCTCCAAGTACGATATACCCTAAAAAGTTAGTCGCCCAATATATTACATTTGGCGTCAATGCAATGAACAAATATTTATACACTTCTTCCTTTTCA contains the following coding sequences:
- a CDS encoding RNA polymerase sigma-70 factor; the protein is MEQFVNIKEQKLQAFEVLFKKHYAALCTHAHSFLNRHELAEEVVQDTFLKIWEKFDELHIMVSEKAYLYRAVQNNCLNYLKQAKVKLQYGEELLQQLESRITLMELPSAHSPVDKLLHHELEQLTEQAIGKLPAQCQAVFRLSRFEEMSYPQIASQLDISINTVKTQMARALHKLREELLPLLK